One genomic window of Xanthobacter dioxanivorans includes the following:
- a CDS encoding DUF305 domain-containing protein: MRIRAPSLAIGLIALAAACTAGTAATQAQDVAPAGPAAARPVDEAPFLAENAAAMDKMMADMDVAPTGDVDVDFAAMMIPHHQGAVDMAVAYLRYGRNEQLRRLAQEIVVEQQQEIAAMRLALGQSLPPSAPAPTKLGAEAAGPVHAPSAQGAMPHGGMSHGGMSHSAASPAMPMSMK, encoded by the coding sequence ATGCGCATTCGCGCTCCATCCCTCGCCATCGGCCTGATCGCCCTTGCCGCGGCGTGCACCGCGGGGACCGCCGCCACGCAGGCGCAAGATGTCGCTCCGGCCGGCCCGGCAGCCGCCCGCCCCGTCGACGAAGCGCCGTTCCTCGCCGAGAACGCGGCGGCGATGGACAAGATGATGGCGGACATGGACGTCGCCCCGACCGGCGATGTCGATGTCGATTTCGCCGCGATGATGATCCCGCACCACCAGGGCGCCGTGGACATGGCGGTCGCCTATCTGCGCTACGGCCGGAACGAGCAGCTGCGGCGTCTCGCGCAGGAGATCGTGGTCGAGCAGCAGCAGGAGATCGCTGCGATGCGCCTCGCCCTCGGCCAGTCTTTGCCGCCCTCGGCGCCGGCGCCGACCAAGCTCGGGGCGGAGGCCGCCGGCCCGGTCCACGCCCCGTCCGCCCAGGGGGCCATGCCTCACGGCGGCATGTCTCACGGCGGCATGTCTCACAGCGCCGCGTCGCCGGCGATGCCGATGTCGATGAAGTAG